One window of the Marmota flaviventris isolate mMarFla1 chromosome 2, mMarFla1.hap1, whole genome shotgun sequence genome contains the following:
- the Mavs gene encoding mitochondrial antiviral-signaling protein isoform X2: MAFAEDETYKYIRLHHSKFCCVNVLEILPFLPCLTASDQDRLRACYSSLGNQDTLWELFNRLQRRTGWVDFLIKALKICEQAELAEEVAHVYRSKLLPAPQAAPAAPGKVPGPSAPAVAHVPYNGYREEPSYPRPVQDTQPPKSPGESSEPAPQIPSSRGVLRRPAGSLEPSSNPTSLSLPTSSRHQEQDRELGGTHIAGAVCSSTSARGPVSPTVSFQPLARSTPRKSHLPGPAVSAPASAGPSSIALASVEEIGDHNKTAICSSDAEVPADSTTTSLLPSKVPANSALVGLGPSKLPTSTKPPGAMPPKVPSNPAPSKLPINSTRASAMPSKVPTATMIPTKVPTNTMPSNGSKAKETPGTPATTVTIEGSSPWRGSSSGNLPSEAELSKPGTLVSRVDSQPFSGCSEDLAISNSLVLESSQGPEENEYMSFAIHVAEGPSADLLDGSPERPEASEPQEEEEEEMCPTAPGALWWLGTAAASALLAVLLVVLYRRRPLQ; encoded by the exons ATGGCCTTTGCTGAAGATGAGACCTATAAGTATATCCGCCTCCATCACAGCAAGTTTTGCTGTGTTAATGTTCTGGAGATTCTGCCTTTTCTGCCTTGCCTGACAGCCAGTGACCAG GATCGACTACGGGCCTGCTACTCAAGCCTGGGAAACCAGGACACACTCTGGGAACTCTTCAACCGCCTCCAGCGCCGGACTGGTTGGGTAGATTTCTTAATCAAGGCACTGAAGATCTGTGAGCAGGCTGAGCTTGCTGAGGAAGTGGCTCATGTTTACCGGAGCAAACTGCTTCCTG CCCCTCAGGCAGCACCGGCAGCTCCTGGCAAGGTCCCAGGGCCCTCTGCACCTGCTGTGGCTCACGTCCCCTACAATGGCTACCGAGAAGAGCCAAGTTACCCCAGGCCTGTGCAGGACACACAGCCACCAAAGTCCCCAGGAGAG agttcagagccagccccaCAGATACCCAGTTCCAGGGGAGTCCTGAGGAGACCTGCTGGCTCCTTGGAGCCCTCCTCTAACCCAACATCCCTCAGCCTTCCGACATCCAGCAGGCATCAGGAGCAGGATCGAGAACTGGGTGGTACCCACATAGCAG GTGCAGTTTGCAGCTCCACATCAGCCCGTGGGCCTGTGTCCCCGACTGTCTCCTTCCAGCCCCTGGCCCGTTCCACCCCCAGGAAAAGCCACTTGCCTGGACCTGCAGTGTCAGCTCCTGCATCTGCTGGTCCCTCCTCCATTGCCTTGGCTTCTGTAGAGGAGATTGGTGACCATAATAAGACTGCCATCTGCTCTAGTGATGCAGAGGTACCTGCTGATTCAACAACTACCAGCTTACTGCCCTCCAAAGTGCCTGCCAACTCAGCCCTTGTCGGCTTGGGGCCCTCCAAGTTGCCTACCAGCACAAAGCCCCCTGGTGCAATGCCCCCTAAAGTGCCCTCCAACCCAGCACCATCCAAGTTGCCCATCAACTCAACACGTGCTAGCGCCATGCCATCCAAAGTGCCTACTGCTACCATGATTCCCACCAAGGTGCCTACCAACACAATGCCCTCCAACGGGAGCAAAGCCAAG gaGACCCCAGGGACTCCAGCAACCACAGTCACCATTGAAGGCAGCTCTCCTTGGAGGGGTAGCAGCTCTGGGAACTTGCCCTCTGAGGCCGAGCTGAGCAAGCCTGGTACCCTGGTATCGAGGGTCGATAGCCAGCCATTTTCCGGCTGTTCTGAAGATCTCGCTATCAGCAATTCTCTGGTCCTGGAGTCCAGCCAAGGCCCAGAGGAAAATGAGTACATGTCCTTTGCTATCCATGTGGCTGAGGGTCCCAGTGCTGACCTCCTGGATGGCAGCCCTGAACGACCTGAGGCCTCAGAgccccaggaggaggaagaggaggagatgtGCCCAACAGCACCAGGGGCTCTGTGGTGGCTGGGGACTGCCGCAGCCAGCGCGCTCCTGGCGGTGCTCCTGGTAGTGCTGTACCGGCGGCGCCCACTGCAGTGA
- the Mavs gene encoding mitochondrial antiviral-signaling protein isoform X1 has protein sequence MAFAEDETYKYIRLHHSKFCCVNVLEILPFLPCLTASDQDRLRACYSSLGNQDTLWELFNRLQRRTGWVDFLIKALKICEQAELAEEVAHVYRSKLLPGNPTCSPAPQAAPAAPGKVPGPSAPAVAHVPYNGYREEPSYPRPVQDTQPPKSPGESSEPAPQIPSSRGVLRRPAGSLEPSSNPTSLSLPTSSRHQEQDRELGGTHIAGAVCSSTSARGPVSPTVSFQPLARSTPRKSHLPGPAVSAPASAGPSSIALASVEEIGDHNKTAICSSDAEVPADSTTTSLLPSKVPANSALVGLGPSKLPTSTKPPGAMPPKVPSNPAPSKLPINSTRASAMPSKVPTATMIPTKVPTNTMPSNGSKAKETPGTPATTVTIEGSSPWRGSSSGNLPSEAELSKPGTLVSRVDSQPFSGCSEDLAISNSLVLESSQGPEENEYMSFAIHVAEGPSADLLDGSPERPEASEPQEEEEEEMCPTAPGALWWLGTAAASALLAVLLVVLYRRRPLQ, from the exons ATGGCCTTTGCTGAAGATGAGACCTATAAGTATATCCGCCTCCATCACAGCAAGTTTTGCTGTGTTAATGTTCTGGAGATTCTGCCTTTTCTGCCTTGCCTGACAGCCAGTGACCAG GATCGACTACGGGCCTGCTACTCAAGCCTGGGAAACCAGGACACACTCTGGGAACTCTTCAACCGCCTCCAGCGCCGGACTGGTTGGGTAGATTTCTTAATCAAGGCACTGAAGATCTGTGAGCAGGCTGAGCTTGCTGAGGAAGTGGCTCATGTTTACCGGAGCAAACTGCTTCCTG GGAACCCAACCTGTTCTCCAGCCCCTCAGGCAGCACCGGCAGCTCCTGGCAAGGTCCCAGGGCCCTCTGCACCTGCTGTGGCTCACGTCCCCTACAATGGCTACCGAGAAGAGCCAAGTTACCCCAGGCCTGTGCAGGACACACAGCCACCAAAGTCCCCAGGAGAG agttcagagccagccccaCAGATACCCAGTTCCAGGGGAGTCCTGAGGAGACCTGCTGGCTCCTTGGAGCCCTCCTCTAACCCAACATCCCTCAGCCTTCCGACATCCAGCAGGCATCAGGAGCAGGATCGAGAACTGGGTGGTACCCACATAGCAG GTGCAGTTTGCAGCTCCACATCAGCCCGTGGGCCTGTGTCCCCGACTGTCTCCTTCCAGCCCCTGGCCCGTTCCACCCCCAGGAAAAGCCACTTGCCTGGACCTGCAGTGTCAGCTCCTGCATCTGCTGGTCCCTCCTCCATTGCCTTGGCTTCTGTAGAGGAGATTGGTGACCATAATAAGACTGCCATCTGCTCTAGTGATGCAGAGGTACCTGCTGATTCAACAACTACCAGCTTACTGCCCTCCAAAGTGCCTGCCAACTCAGCCCTTGTCGGCTTGGGGCCCTCCAAGTTGCCTACCAGCACAAAGCCCCCTGGTGCAATGCCCCCTAAAGTGCCCTCCAACCCAGCACCATCCAAGTTGCCCATCAACTCAACACGTGCTAGCGCCATGCCATCCAAAGTGCCTACTGCTACCATGATTCCCACCAAGGTGCCTACCAACACAATGCCCTCCAACGGGAGCAAAGCCAAG gaGACCCCAGGGACTCCAGCAACCACAGTCACCATTGAAGGCAGCTCTCCTTGGAGGGGTAGCAGCTCTGGGAACTTGCCCTCTGAGGCCGAGCTGAGCAAGCCTGGTACCCTGGTATCGAGGGTCGATAGCCAGCCATTTTCCGGCTGTTCTGAAGATCTCGCTATCAGCAATTCTCTGGTCCTGGAGTCCAGCCAAGGCCCAGAGGAAAATGAGTACATGTCCTTTGCTATCCATGTGGCTGAGGGTCCCAGTGCTGACCTCCTGGATGGCAGCCCTGAACGACCTGAGGCCTCAGAgccccaggaggaggaagaggaggagatgtGCCCAACAGCACCAGGGGCTCTGTGGTGGCTGGGGACTGCCGCAGCCAGCGCGCTCCTGGCGGTGCTCCTGGTAGTGCTGTACCGGCGGCGCCCACTGCAGTGA